DNA sequence from the Sceloporus undulatus isolate JIND9_A2432 ecotype Alabama chromosome 4, SceUnd_v1.1, whole genome shotgun sequence genome:
ataactgctctgtattcaatAAGACTATGTAGTGTTACTGTAGAACTATGGAAATGCCCTCCCCAATCCACTTTAGCAACCAGCAGCTGGATTTGGCGAAGAAGGTCCATTCATCTTCTGATCAGGGCAAAaagaggatgatgtttccagccccttcTGGTGAGTGAGGGTTGTGCACAAGCATTTGTGACAGAGGTCACAagaggtcctgcttctgattgttatAGCCCAGCAGGAATAGATTGGAAATGCCATCCTCCTCCCTGCATCCTGCTTGCCCACTGACCAGATAACCTTTGCCTGATCCCTCTGCTAGCTGTTAAGATGCACTGGGCTTGAAGATGTTAGGgtgcattcacactgtagaaataatggagcttgacaccattttaactgtgatggctccatcCCAGAGGGGTGCTCTTTGGTAGAGTACACTAAACACCTCATAGAgccaaaatcccaggattccataggatggagcttcaaatgtctaaagtggtgtcaaactgttttatttcttcagtgtagatgcacccttaccTATGCAAACAGAACTAAGTACTTGATGTAAAATATTTgtgaatctttttaaaattgctctgCCTTACCAGTGAACAGTTGCTTTACTCAGCTATTCTAGAGAGAGGGGGAGTGTGTGGACTTGCCTTTATacataagtctctctctctctccctgtgtgtgtgtgtgtgtgtgtgtgtatgtatacacatgcATACTAACTATGCCTGCCTGCCTCTGCCTGCCTGTCTAtctgcagaaacacacacacatattattattatatttatttgtatcccgctctttgcccagaactgggactcagagcggatGCAGTGCGCCCATGCCATACCCGACTTTAACCTTATGTGCAAGGCAAGCTGCAGCAGGAATGATAGTGCCCCCATTGCTTTCAGTGGGGCTTAAGCATACACAATTTTAGCTTATACGAGGgggagggtccggaacagatcccccggatatagaaagggcccactgtatatgcatacatgcatgcatacctGTATATAATTtagtaaaaaggccaatgctattttaggctgcatcaatagaagtatagtgtctagatcaagagaagtaatagtgccactgtattctgctctggtcaggccccacctagaatattgtgtccagttctgggcaccacaattcagaaaggacattgagaaactggagcgtgtccaaaggagggcgacaaaaatggtgaagggtctggaaaccatgccctatgaggaacgacttagggagctggggatgtttagcctggagaaaagaaggttaagaggtgatatgatagccctgtttaaatatttgaaaggatgtcatattgaggagggagcaagcttgttttctgctgctccagagaacaggacccagaacaatggatgcaagctacaggaaaagagattccacctgaacattaggaggaacttcctgatagtaagggctgttcgacagtggaatgcactccctcggagggtgatagagtctccttccttggaggtctttaaacagaggctggatggccatctgtcagggatgctttgatttggattttctgcatggcagggggttggactggatggccctagtggtctcttccaactctatgattctatgattctatgaaaattattaaaatcatgGTTTATAAAAGTATCAGAATAAAGGATGACGAGTTAGCATTGTgtggtggcttgagtgttggactaagattgtGGAAGCCCGGGATCTGATTCACTCCTCGcccgtggaaatccactggttgaacttgagcaagtccacagtctctcagcctcagaggagggccttGGCCAATTagctggcaaacctcctctgaagaaatttgagcAAGAAGGTCCTACACGTCAAGATCGATTTGAAGGTACCTAAAAACAACAGTCCTCAGCAGCTAGTTTCAGTTCTTCTCCTGCCAGGCATGGGCTCTTTTTGCTTTCTACAGTCCCTTTGTAGCAGCTTCTGATAGCCTTCCCTTTGTTTCTGCCAGACGGGAGGCTGACCTAGACCAGAATGATGGGGAAGAAGATTTCTATTACACTGAGCTGGATGTCAATGTGGACTCCCTGACGGACGGTCTCTCCAGCCTGACGCCCGTCTCCCCAACTTCCTCCGTGCCCCCTGCCTTCCCCATCATGGAGGAGATTTCACAGACACCTGCCATTCCCTTTAAGCTGGAGGATTCTACAGTGCCTCACCTGAGCCAGTTGACACCTGTAACCACATTGAGCCAATCAGCACCTACTAGTCTGTGCCACGTCCAAAGTGATCACGCATACCAGGTACGTCCCAAAGCTAGACATGCATTCCCGGTACGGGTTGagccttccttatctgaaatgcctgggaccagaagtgattGGGATTTTGCAttctttcagatttcagaatacctgtatttgcatataagtacataatgagatatcttggagatgggaccgatgtctaaacacagaattcatttatgtttcatatacatcttatgcacaattttatacattattttaaaacagttttgtgCATGAGgcagtttgtgtacactgaaccatcagaaagtaaaagtgtcactgtgaagtcaaaagctttcatggctggcatccatagttttttgtgggtttttcgggctctgtggccatgttctagaagagtttaatcctgacatttcgccagcatctgtggttggcatcttcagagattctttgaaatttcaccagcatctatggctctaaagataccagccacagatgctggcgaaatgtcaggaataaacgcttctagaacatggccgcatagcctgaaaaacccacaaaaaactaaaagtgtcactatttcagccacctgTGTAGACAGTTTAggattttggagtgtttcagaTTGCAGATAAGGGAGACGACCTGTACCAAGAACCTGCAAGTCGGATGTCATTTGTTAACCCTTGTCCTTATAAGTTAGTATAGTTTTGGTAGAGGTAGATAAAGGTTTTGTTAGCTTGTTTGTTTGCAATATTTGATGTATTTGCTATGTTGTGACCCTATATTTGTGTTTTAAGAAATTTGTTTGTGTTTCagtgaaactattttaaaataaagaaagaaaagaaaacacatctGCCAAATGTCAGAGTCCATACTCTGTACAGTCAGTCCAAATCACAAGGTGACAGAATCTCATTTGCTTGTCTCTAGGAAATTTGCACACTGGCTTCTGGTGCCTTCTGTCtcagtggagctgttgcatcTTCTCTGGACTTTATGGCAAGCCTTCAAGGAGATAGTCCATAGGGAAGGACTTGTTTGGGGGAAAGGGTTCAGGATGCTGAATAGTTCCTTTTGAAAGTTTCAATGAAAACGTGAAGGAGTTTCACTGCCCAACTTGACATAGAAATAGCTGGCCACCGCCTTCTGCTGTTGTTAAATGAAGTGGGGGCAGCTAACTTTGCGGGTACAGAAATAGTTAGCTGCCAAGTTCCCCTGCCAGACTGATCACAGTGGCTGggagactctgggagttgtaattcaagacagaaagaagaaaaaaatcgtTTCCTAAGTGcgttttttaaattacttttttttcttttgtttccaggCTGCTGGTCCTGCTGGTACAGTGGTGGATTTGAAAGCTCCCTCCTCAGGCATGGAAATCAGCATATCATGGCAGCAGCCAACCTTTTTCTCACCCCCTTTGTCccctgtcatttttaaaaacccctcGGTAAGTAGCAAGAGGACTCTGCAAGTAAATGCCTCCTCTCTCATTTGGAAGGAGGCATGTGCTTGCTATGAATGGGATTTCCCCCTTAAAAGGCTGGAACCATGCAGCCtccggatgttgttggactccaacctCTTGCAGCTCAAGCCACTTTAGAGAAATGCTGAGAGCTACAGTTCCacagtagagccagcatggcatagtgttacTAGGCtccgattctggagaccagattcctgctcagccatggaacccactgggtgaccttgggcaagtcacatgctctcagcctcagagaaaggcaatggccaacctcctctcctctgaacaaatcttgccaagaaaaccccatgagaagtttgctttagggtcgccataagttgaaacagacttgaagacacacacacacacacagggtatcacagcatctggaggacttcattatttttgcttaataTCAAGCACCCTTGACTACATCTCTGTCTTATTCACAGGGGGGAAGAGTCGCTAAATGTTGAATGGCAAATTATTTAGCTCTCCTTTCCTACTTGTCTAAAATTATGAGGCTAGGTATTGCAACTAACAATCTCAATAACCACAAACAGCTGGGGTAGTAGCGCAAGGTAGGACCTTCTCAATGGCTTCCCATGGACTCTGAAACTCCTTTCCTAGAGAGGCTGGAATAGCCCACTTCTTACTGGCCTGATTCAGAAGTCAGACTTTTCcttattaatttatttccatGGGATCTTGAGAACTAGCGATCTTGTAAAGAAAAAGCTTTTAAGAGGGTgctatactttatttatttatttattgaatatgctgcctttctcccaaattggacccaaggtgggctcacaaaagatgcttaaaaacaacaatattgctTTAAGcgtgctgtttttttaaatttctctttgtcATTTTAactatcttttaatatttttttaaaaaactattgcTGATAGTTTAATGTTGATCTTTTCTATGTTCTAACTATGCtgtctttattttaaattgtaagctgccttaagcTTCAGTTTTGGGgaagaggcaggggatgatgatgGTAGTGTTGGTGGGGGTGATGATTATAGCAACAACAGTAGCAGCTGCCATGCCCTCAAAGAGAGTCCAAAAAAGGATGAAGCTGTGTTATCTCCAACAAACCAGTTGTAGTAGTTTTCATCTCTACCAGGGGTAGGTATTTTGAAAAGCTAATGGCTCTTAATTTGTCTCTCGGAGACTAAGCCCAccccaaaaatattttggattaccTTGGCGGTAACTCATGATGATCTGTTGTTGCCAGCAATATTCATGGCCCACCATGCCAGCTATTGTGGGGATTGCAGCTAATCTTACAAAGGAGGAGGGAGATTAAGGGACAGATGACCCATGACATTTGTATCCCTGCTTATTGAAAAGTCCCGGCATTTGGGCCCTGTAAGCTGTGATTCTGCTacgatgctgctgctgcttttgctgccTAGTCCCCAGTGTTGTCAGGCTGCTCCCGTGGTTTCTTAGGCTGTACAAGTGAGACTTTTATCCATGCCTTatgttcttcttccatttcccccaGGGCTGCTTAACTCCCATCCAGCCTGCTGATCTAGGAGAGAAACGTCCACAGGCCCCTTCTGTGCCCATTGCCAAAGGACACCCATTAGTGTCCTCTTGCATGCCAAAGCCAACAACTGGCACTCGGTAAGTGGATCAGTTCTTCTCATTCTACttacctcctcctttttcttctctctgataCAAAGGTGAGAAGCTGTGGAGGATTCAGGAGTCTTCCCTGCTTTGTTTTCTGGGGCCTTAGATATACCAAACTCCCTCAGACATGTTGTTGACTGCCGTCAAGTTGACTTCGGCtaatattagtattagtatttgtattattttatatcccacccttttcccaaaactgggactcggagtggttcacaaaattaaaaaatagtacaattaaaagcatacaaaatggtacattaaaataagaattaaattattacagtattaaaacaattacatgttaaaagaataaaatacagttaaaaagataaacagTGGTTCACAATCtttgggtctccagatgttttggacttcaattcccagaagtcccagtcagttcAGGAATTGTGgaagttgaagtctcaaaaatcttgaggaccaaaggttgagaaccactggttaaaaatgtgaaaaaaatatttgaaacaataCAACCTCCTAGTTCATGCTTTCCAAACGTTCTGTTTTAGATGCCTGTCTGAACAGATAGTTCTTAGCCTGATGGCGGAAGGccaacaaggggggggggtgacattgctttggctgccatggctcagtgctatggtattctgggatttgtagtgtgagataattagccatctctgtcagagagctccatcaaactacaaatccttgggaGCTTAGTCCCCATGCACAGTTGAGGATGTCTGCTCCAAATTTTGCTGTACCTCTTTTTTAGGAAGCCCCGGGGCGAGGCCAAGAAGTGTCGAAAAGTGTACGGGATGGAGAACCGCAACATGTGGTGCACAGCTTGCCGCTGGAAGAAGGCTTGCCAGCGGTTTGTCGACTGAGCCGTCGTTTCGCCCGTCCGCACTGCTCTGAATCTTGGTGCACACGTTTTGCACTTTCTGTGCCTTCCAAACCCAACCTCCTTCATCGTccgccctcctctccttcctggcaACTTCAtcgctgcttcctcctccttgcacAGAAGAGAGGGAGCGGGTGGGTTTCCCATCTATGCCTTGACTCAGGAAGAAGGCACAATGGGTGCAGACAGCAATGGTGGTGGGGGCTTTgcaagaagtggggggggggttggggcctTTCCCTGGCTTTGTGACCTTCGTGGAGCAGCTATCCAGGATTATTCAACTCTGCAACTGGAGGCTTAGGTTTTTCAatattcttgttttttaaataccTGCCACCAGTTTTTGATGAGCTAACGGCAGCTTTGTCTGCTTCCGCACATGTGAGGATTTTCCCCCGCCCTTCgggatttctttttttctcctttgaatAAGCTATTTCTTTTCCTATCCCTTCCCCCGTTTCAATGGACTCAGCCTTACCTCCTTTCCTGCTTGGCATCCCACAACCTTTAAGGTTTGGGGCAAAGGAGAATTAGCAACACCCTCTTGCAAGGTTGGCATGGGAAGGATTTGGCTGCTGAAGCCAAAAAGCTACATCAGCCCAAATGAAGCCAAAGCTTGCTTTTTCATGCCTTGAGTGGAAAGGTCAGCAAGAGCTTACTGAGAACACAGACCTCCTTGGCTTTATCCTGGTTATTTTTGAggtccccccttttttatttttaaagtttttgtgTTTGGGACTCATGACAAACAATGAAGCAGGTGTTGGAAGGAAATCTCCTTACCTTCAGTTTTCCTTTATTGGTTGCAACAAGCTCCTCAAAAACGGAATTTTCTGTGCTGGTTTTAAACCTGAAGTTTGGAACTGAGATGTCTATCCGAGGACACAGatatgtgaatggaagaaacTATCTGGGGTTTGTGAAAActgactgtttttattttcttcttcctaatTTCTTGTTCACTTTTTCTTACTCCCCACCCCAGTGCCTGGAGAAGAAAGCTCAGTTATAGGAAATATTCAGACTTTCCAATCTGGTCTAAAAACGGCCCCATGGTGGAATAAATGCCTTGGTTGCTTGCAAGGAATAAGCTATGCACTGGATGAGCTGCCTTGTCTTTTCCTACAGAGCTGGACTGAATTTGCATTAATAAGTTACAATGACCACACAAAGGAACACTTCAACTTCCAGATGTGCAATCCCAGACTCAAATTTGACATGCTTGGCAGGGGAGCCGGGAGATGAATGTGAAGCAGATTTTGTCTCGGCGCTGGATCTGGGCACCTGGGCAGAGAGTGCCGTGCCAAAAATTCGCCTCACTGCTAGTTCTGGCTTGAATTTGAATCTTggaatcaggattttttttaaaaaaaaaagaaaattgcataGCTATAGACACagatatatatgcacatgtatacATGTCTGAGTTTTCACAGCAGGAAATCTTGCCAAATGTTGAACGTGGAAGAttgattttgctttgcttttctaccTGTCTAAAATTATGTggctttttttggtgggggtggGGATGGAAATCAGCTTTCTGTTTGATTTGGTCTGCTGTTTATGAGTCAGGTGGGGTCAGAATTCAGGAATGATGTGCTCTTGGGCACTAACATGCACCAGATGTTAGATCAGGAGTGGAAATTAGGGAGCCTTCCAGATGTaattgactgcagctcccagtagccCTGGCAAGGAAAGGTATGAATTGCTGCTCTGCAATATCTGCAAGAccccatgattcccacccctggtgGTAAATCTTGAGTAAGTTCATTGGAGCCCAAAGGCTGTGGCTTTAAATAGAGCCTGTCTAAGGCACCAGAGTCCCTGcttgcacaaataatccagggTGAGTTTTGCACAAGGGTCCCTGGCCCCTAAAAAAGAGGTAATAGTTGGGATCTCTGTTGCATTCTTGGTACAGAATGGGGCCTGCAGTTGGAGAGTACCTTGCATTGCCATTGTGCCCTGTACTCTATAATCATTGGGAGGAAATTATGCCTAGAATGGAAATTACACCTAGAAGTATTGCACACATATTGGTTTCTCAACAAGATGTTGTCCATTTCCATAAATATTGAGCTAGGCTgttttacttacacacacacacactttcctttaAGAACTGGCTCTGGATTCCCAAATAACCCAATTAAGCTTTGCTACTTTTCGTATGTGTTCTGGTTATTTTGATGGCACGCAATCCAATCCTATAGCTGTGTTTTGTGTAACTAAAGCAGCTATTAATCAAGGGTGAGGGAAGATAGTCATTGTAACATTTTGTGGATCTGAAAAGAGGGGAAGAGGGTTGTGAGGCACAATTGACCAGGCGGTGCACAAAGAGAGAGCCACACTTGTGCCCCTCTTTGTTTCAGGGATGCATACCTGATATTTCTTTTCCAATGGACTATGTTTGTGACATCCTTCCCTCTGGCCTCAATAGCTTTTGGGAATAAGATCTCATCAGACTGCCACTCTTTGCACTTAATCAAACTGCAGAagtgtctttatttttttaagaaatgcatTCTGTTCAAGAAAATGGGAATATTTGGTAGCAAAGTttggtatgttttttaaaagcacgGCCTTGTGCAAAAGTTTCAGGTTTGGAAGGGGGTGGGGTGTTGTcttgcatcttttcaaaagactCTTCTGATCACttggtggttttgtttgtttgcttaccCTCCT
Encoded proteins:
- the SLC2A4RG gene encoding SLC2A4 regulator isoform X3, encoding MAAAVLTSLSTSPVVLNNPTNGFSTETRCDAWKERPAMSSSCSSSSNASGDWSWDPPSDLSTPSTPSPPLSTDIGTSFLSSLQSDLEEVEAGHFLFGDPIPRKRKNSTKVMFKCLWKNCGKVLSSSSAMQKHIRFIHLRREADLDQNDGEEDFYYTELDVNVDSLTDGLSSLTPVSPTSSVPPAFPIMEEISQTPAIPFKLEDSTVPHLSQLTPVTTLSQSAPTSLCHVQSDHAYQAAGPAGTVVDLKAPSSGMEISISWQQPTFFSPPLSPVIFKNPSGCLTPIQPADLGEKRPQAPSVPIAKGHPLVSSCMPKPTTGTRKPRGEAKKCRKVYGMENRNMWCTACRWKKACQRFVD
- the SLC2A4RG gene encoding SLC2A4 regulator isoform X2; its protein translation is MERRPRHPSDPLVLKRPEEEAVAVRLLDQVPLHHSAHIPVPRQRRLSEKAGINEVMAAAVLTSLSTSPVVLNNPTNGFSTETRCDAWKERPAMSSSCSSSSNASGDWSWDPPSDLSTPSTPSPPLSTDIGTSFLSSLQSDLEEVEAGHFLFGDPIPRKRKNSTKVMFKCLWKNCGKVLSSSSAMQKHIRFIHLRREADLDQNDGEEDFYYTELDVNVDSLTDGLSSLTPVSPTSSVPPAFPIMEEISQTPAIPFKLEDSTVPHLSQLTPVTTLSQSAPTSLCHVQSDHAYQAAGPAGTVVDLKAPSSGMEISISWQQPTFFSPPLSPVIFKNPSGCLTPIQPADLGEKRPQAPSVPIAKGHPLVSSCMPKPTTGTRKPRGEAKKCRKVYGMENRNMWCTACRWKKACQRFVD